In one Brevinematales bacterium genomic region, the following are encoded:
- a CDS encoding alpha-amylase produces MRKPVIASTIFVCLLALLSCKAADGSVKNTDAPSKGKVVKPAKFDKYKVYPAPDPKHQCADYTEVIPYKDPGSKLKKDWWKTAVFIEIFVRSYKDSDGDGKGDFKGLISKLDYLKQLGIGGIWLLPIMESSDNDHGYHTMDYRAVESDYGTMDDFRTLLAEAHKRGIGIIIDFVINHGSAKLPMFIEASTNVNGMYRDYFVYTNINPGKWVLMGKTDLWFQFPSGYFYAGFTPEIPDWNFRNPNVHKYMADNIRFWLNLGVDGYRLDAVAHLIENGPNATYAQPESIEYFTEFREIVNHYANRFTICEDANPGYMTPDKMNSGFSFGLNYEIMNSVANSNPYNLPNAVSFYLNSLPQGAFYAHFLSNHDSFAGPRAFTWLNGIQAKCKLAASVYMTIPGIPFVYYGEEIGMGHFTKMWAEYALRTPMQWDSSPNSGFTSAVKPYRPVNTNFAAFNVETELQDPNSILSHYIKLINIRNANPLIATGEYQYVKTSDGNQYMAHAITGNKEAIIVVLNFSGDDADIALNFSYNPFTEAGMKNGVDLFNGNAKMPDVTKENRTSYPVNVPAYGLALLKFNW; encoded by the coding sequence ATGAGAAAACCCGTGATAGCCTCAACAATATTCGTCTGTCTGCTAGCGCTTTTATCCTGCAAGGCCGCCGACGGTTCGGTCAAAAATACCGACGCCCCGTCGAAGGGCAAGGTCGTCAAGCCCGCGAAATTCGATAAGTATAAGGTCTATCCCGCGCCCGACCCCAAGCATCAATGCGCCGATTATACGGAGGTTATCCCGTATAAAGACCCCGGCTCGAAGCTGAAAAAGGACTGGTGGAAGACCGCCGTCTTTATCGAAATATTCGTCCGTTCGTACAAAGATTCCGACGGGGACGGCAAGGGCGACTTCAAGGGGCTGATCTCCAAGCTCGACTACCTGAAACAGCTCGGCATCGGCGGGATATGGCTTCTCCCGATTATGGAAAGCTCCGATAACGACCACGGATATCACACGATGGACTACCGCGCGGTGGAGAGCGACTACGGCACGATGGACGACTTCAGGACCCTGCTCGCGGAAGCCCACAAACGCGGCATCGGCATCATCATCGACTTCGTTATCAACCACGGCTCCGCGAAACTCCCCATGTTCATCGAGGCGTCCACCAACGTCAACGGGATGTACCGCGACTATTTCGTCTATACCAATATCAACCCCGGTAAATGGGTGCTGATGGGTAAAACCGACCTATGGTTCCAGTTCCCGTCGGGATACTTCTACGCAGGCTTCACCCCTGAAATACCCGACTGGAATTTCAGGAATCCCAACGTGCATAAATATATGGCGGATAACATCCGTTTCTGGCTGAACCTCGGAGTGGACGGTTACCGTCTGGACGCTGTAGCGCACCTGATCGAAAACGGCCCCAACGCTACCTATGCACAGCCTGAAAGCATCGAATATTTCACCGAGTTCCGCGAGATCGTAAACCATTACGCGAACCGTTTCACCATCTGCGAGGATGCCAATCCCGGTTATATGACCCCCGATAAGATGAACTCCGGATTTTCGTTCGGCCTGAACTACGAGATCATGAACTCGGTAGCAAACAGCAATCCCTATAACCTGCCGAACGCGGTATCCTTTTACTTAAATAGTCTCCCGCAGGGGGCGTTTTATGCCCACTTCCTGTCGAACCACGATTCGTTCGCCGGCCCCCGCGCGTTCACATGGCTGAACGGTATCCAGGCGAAATGCAAGCTCGCCGCGTCGGTCTATATGACTATCCCGGGTATCCCGTTCGTGTACTACGGCGAGGAGATCGGGATGGGGCATTTCACCAAGATGTGGGCGGAGTACGCGCTCCGCACGCCGATGCAGTGGGACTCATCCCCCAACTCCGGGTTCACCTCCGCCGTGAAACCGTACCGCCCGGTCAATACCAACTTCGCCGCGTTCAATGTCGAGACTGAGCTGCAAGACCCGAACTCCATCCTGTCGCATTATATCAAACTCATCAATATCCGTAACGCCAACCCGCTGATCGCGACCGGGGAGTACCAGTATGTCAAAACTTCCGACGGTAACCAGTATATGGCGCACGCGATTACCGGGAACAAGGAGGCCATTATCGTGGTACTGAACTTCTCCGGGGACGACGCCGATATCGCGCTCAATTTCAGCTATAACCCGTTCACCGAGGCCGGGATGAAGAACGGGGTGGATTTGTTTAACGGGAACGCGAAGATGCCCGATGTAACGAAGGAGAACCGTACGAGCTATCCGGTGAATGTCCCGGCGTATGGCCTCGCTCTATTAAAATTCAATTGGTAG
- a CDS encoding biopolymer transporter ExbD gives MKLRKTFSHINIPVAAMSDIAFLLLIFLMVVSALDQSQKLKLNVPSVVYTSSISQDQVFTVFVDRDGFYYYKGEEKNLSEISFLYDKHASLFPEAILQVVGDVDTEYDAIDQLLNTLRKNGPIDAAFIAKTKAEKEAPDGH, from the coding sequence ATGAAACTGAGAAAAACATTTTCCCATATCAATATCCCCGTGGCCGCGATGTCGGATATCGCGTTCCTCCTGCTGATATTCCTGATGGTGGTGTCCGCGCTCGACCAGAGCCAGAAGCTGAAACTGAACGTTCCCTCGGTCGTGTATACCTCGTCGATATCGCAGGATCAGGTGTTTACCGTGTTCGTGGACAGGGACGGGTTCTACTACTACAAGGGCGAGGAAAAGAACCTGAGCGAGATTTCGTTCCTGTACGACAAGCACGCGAGCCTCTTCCCGGAGGCTATCCTCCAGGTGGTCGGCGATGTCGATACCGAGTATGACGCGATCGACCAGCTCCTGAACACTCTGCGCAAAAACGGGCCTATCGACGCGGCGTTTATCGCCAAGACGAAGGCGGAGAAGGAGGCCCCCGATGGGCATTAA
- a CDS encoding energy transducer TonB: protein MGIKWLIGSAVFHLVLIFVFQIRMGSKGSQPVAINIIRIQDFQPQSVIAESAGDIQEVKQKVIETNVTKTQNVYPSGPTNFYPFYMVDSMPSAIGDIDPPYPPEARKLGIEGKVVLLADIDENGIVRMVKIESSPHASLSQSASNAVFCAKFVPAKINGMNQPVEVRLTLNFKLE from the coding sequence ATGGGCATTAAATGGCTGATCGGTTCGGCGGTATTCCATCTCGTGCTCATTTTCGTGTTCCAGATACGGATGGGCAGTAAGGGTTCGCAGCCTGTGGCGATCAATATTATCAGGATACAGGATTTCCAGCCGCAGTCGGTGATCGCCGAATCCGCGGGGGATATCCAGGAAGTGAAGCAGAAGGTAATCGAGACTAATGTCACGAAGACCCAGAACGTCTATCCGTCCGGCCCGACCAACTTCTACCCGTTCTATATGGTCGACTCCATGCCGTCCGCGATCGGGGATATCGACCCGCCGTACCCGCCCGAAGCGCGGAAGCTCGGGATCGAGGGAAAGGTCGTACTGCTCGCGGATATCGACGAGAACGGGATAGTGCGCATGGTGAAGATCGAGTCGTCCCCGCATGCGTCGCTATCGCAGTCCGCGTCGAACGCGGTATTCTGCGCGAAGTTCGTCCCGGCGAAGATTAACGGGATGAATCAGCCCGTCGAGGTACGCCTGACGCTGAACTTCAAACTGGAGTAG
- a CDS encoding LapA family protein, giving the protein MKPAVIAKISVILLLVIVVVILILQNLTPAPLNFLFFQAQSVPVIVIILVTLVIGYAIGLLSYRLLFGASLKQEKEEAQAKPSPKKKVSEETKENFDPDATEPAPADKKKRK; this is encoded by the coding sequence ATGAAACCTGCCGTTATCGCGAAAATAAGCGTGATCCTTCTACTGGTCATCGTTGTGGTGATTCTAATCCTGCAAAACCTGACTCCCGCGCCGCTGAATTTCCTGTTCTTCCAGGCACAGTCCGTGCCTGTGATCGTCATCATCCTCGTCACCCTCGTAATCGGTTATGCAATAGGCCTATTAAGCTACCGTCTGCTGTTCGGCGCATCGCTCAAACAGGAAAAAGAGGAAGCCCAAGCAAAACCGTCCCCTAAGAAGAAGGTGTCCGAGGAAACTAAGGAAAACTTCGATCCCGATGCTACCGAGCCCGCGCCGGCGGATAAGAAGAAACGGAAATAA
- a CDS encoding NusG domain II-containing protein — translation MKALDWISLALIILAGAAGIVYSLGGPKGSSVTVSTPKGTYTYSLSVNRAVELPGEIGNFVMEIADGKVRIGKSPCPHQVCVRKGWCSITGDSIICIPNKVIIKIDGGGNGVDAISE, via the coding sequence ATGAAAGCCCTCGACTGGATATCCCTCGCCCTGATCATACTGGCCGGCGCCGCGGGAATTGTCTACAGTCTCGGCGGGCCGAAGGGCTCGAGCGTGACAGTCTCCACGCCGAAAGGGACTTATACCTACTCCCTTTCCGTGAACCGCGCGGTGGAACTCCCCGGCGAGATCGGGAATTTCGTGATGGAGATCGCCGACGGTAAGGTTCGGATCGGGAAATCGCCGTGCCCCCATCAGGTCTGCGTGCGGAAGGGATGGTGCTCGATTACGGGCGACAGCATCATCTGTATCCCGAACAAGGTGATTATCAAGATCGACGGGGGCGGGAATGGCGTCGACGCAATTAGCGAATGA
- a CDS encoding tetratricopeptide repeat protein yields the protein MSGKFLKCSVIAALSICITAGVFAASGVNLPPKPEFQVNGFRLLTADKNQIIGLRFKGMGDWLMHKKAYSTAIKYYENATQYLPNEADIFFNLGEIYFREGVYNLSEKYYKIAADKYMLPENAGKTKERYYMSLIMRAISLKLKGDVMQAEQMTMDIDKLEAEIQSKYPAAYTKLKLLYNEVWGKYGKEAKF from the coding sequence ATGTCTGGAAAGTTTCTGAAATGTTCGGTCATAGCTGCGCTTAGTATCTGTATTACCGCGGGAGTGTTCGCGGCGAGCGGGGTCAATCTGCCCCCTAAGCCGGAGTTTCAGGTGAACGGGTTCCGTCTGCTGACCGCCGACAAGAATCAGATCATCGGCCTGCGTTTTAAGGGCATGGGCGACTGGCTCATGCATAAAAAAGCCTACTCTACCGCGATCAAGTATTACGAGAACGCCACCCAGTACCTTCCCAACGAGGCGGATATCTTCTTTAATCTGGGCGAAATCTACTTCCGCGAGGGCGTTTATAACCTTTCGGAAAAGTATTACAAAATCGCCGCCGATAAATATATGCTGCCTGAGAACGCCGGTAAGACGAAGGAGCGTTACTATATGTCGCTCATCATGCGGGCGATCTCGCTCAAGCTCAAGGGCGATGTGATGCAGGCGGAGCAGATGACGATGGATATCGACAAGCTGGAAGCGGAGATACAGTCCAAATATCCCGCGGCTTATACGAAATTGAAGCTATTATATAACGAGGTTTGGGGAAAATACGGTAAAGAAGCGAAGTTTTAG
- a CDS encoding TonB-dependent receptor plug domain-containing protein — translation MKKFACVMLLLGLAKISLFSAALKIHVVDSQNRPVPNAAVSIMELNLLFNTSAGPEITVEVTNGIYTMIAAAEGYHKKKQAVAVNGDMSVDLVISSGTYNLGEITVYGKANKGEAISKTKITGEQIKETTQGFVNDVVKTLQAMPGVATSGSSFDSRMYIQGGTFWETISSFDNMFVISPYRWGGRISIFNPLWVEHIELYTAAFPSVYGQGLSGVIEVKSKDGKTNAFGGMFDFSAATMEIMLEGPLSDKDSFLFDIRRTFYDFIANGGQAGVQYPYFWDGLLKYTHTFNKNEKLYFDLFGSIEGMDMQLTSDNAGPNQDGGSFHYLTYNLIASVNYSSKSDAGDQIDLFGGFTYLRQDVNYSQDISIQVKEIDNEYSGQVGVNGYINSAEHHRIKLGGLIMGFTGDLDMNIDQYILDYAMNWTNIYSGHETYSNIYLWYGSAYVMDDIELFDSFIVQAGVRGEIFKASIKDGNATDVLYNINPLVGLKFEMTKYWDIFVRGSLANQFPTQLNNVMMNNAIKDVKNYQTIAGIDFENADYSFRAEGFFKHYYNIVEQDVVTKLNNAGIRDAYGFDVYLQKKAAKNDWFNGWVSYTYINAMEKITNRSPENISQHYMTPQDEWFVPDYVRNHTVSAIAEFTYRTNDVTPGLNFLKDWKLSVDIRVMSGKPYTPVTNFSTLAVTNGVDVYNKYLMFYGAYDSEWTPAQLNISLKISMPYSLFSILHAFGIHDFETSSYFSFGNLLNWDNIVDYTYIVKDNALQKTAIKDLPFTFLGGMQIKF, via the coding sequence GTGAAAAAGTTTGCGTGTGTGATGCTTCTTTTAGGGCTGGCGAAGATCAGCCTGTTTTCAGCGGCGCTGAAAATCCATGTGGTCGACAGTCAGAACAGGCCTGTGCCGAACGCGGCGGTTTCCATTATGGAACTGAACCTGCTTTTCAATACGTCGGCCGGCCCTGAAATCACGGTCGAAGTGACGAACGGGATTTATACGATGATCGCCGCCGCCGAGGGCTATCATAAGAAGAAACAGGCGGTCGCCGTGAACGGCGATATGTCGGTCGATCTGGTCATCTCCAGCGGGACTTATAACCTCGGCGAGATCACCGTGTACGGCAAGGCCAATAAAGGCGAGGCCATCAGTAAGACGAAAATTACCGGCGAACAGATCAAGGAGACCACTCAGGGGTTTGTCAACGATGTGGTAAAGACGCTTCAGGCGATGCCGGGTGTCGCGACCAGCGGAAGCAGTTTCGACAGCCGGATGTATATCCAGGGCGGAACGTTCTGGGAAACCATCTCGTCGTTCGATAATATGTTCGTCATTTCTCCCTATCGCTGGGGCGGTAGAATATCCATATTTAACCCGCTCTGGGTGGAGCATATCGAATTATACACCGCGGCTTTCCCGTCCGTATACGGGCAGGGTCTGTCCGGCGTGATCGAAGTAAAAAGTAAGGACGGTAAAACCAACGCGTTCGGCGGAATGTTCGATTTTTCCGCGGCGACTATGGAAATCATGCTGGAAGGACCGTTAAGCGATAAGGACTCGTTCCTGTTCGACATCCGCAGGACGTTCTACGATTTTATCGCGAACGGGGGACAGGCAGGCGTCCAGTATCCCTATTTCTGGGACGGACTTTTAAAGTACACCCACACGTTCAATAAGAACGAAAAGCTCTATTTCGACCTTTTCGGCTCTATCGAGGGGATGGATATGCAGCTAACTTCCGATAACGCCGGGCCTAATCAGGACGGGGGGAGCTTCCATTACCTAACCTATAATCTGATAGCGTCCGTCAATTATTCGTCCAAGTCGGACGCGGGCGACCAGATCGATCTTTTCGGCGGTTTTACCTATCTGCGGCAGGACGTGAATTATTCTCAGGATATATCGATCCAGGTGAAGGAAATCGATAACGAGTACTCCGGGCAGGTCGGCGTTAACGGGTATATTAATTCAGCGGAACATCACCGGATCAAACTGGGCGGATTAATTATGGGCTTCACCGGCGATCTGGATATGAATATCGACCAGTATATCCTGGACTATGCGATGAACTGGACGAATATCTACAGCGGTCACGAGACGTACTCGAATATCTACCTCTGGTACGGTTCGGCGTACGTGATGGACGATATCGAACTGTTCGATAGTTTTATCGTTCAGGCCGGCGTGAGAGGAGAGATCTTTAAGGCGTCCATCAAAGACGGCAATGCTACCGACGTGCTTTATAATATCAACCCGCTTGTAGGATTGAAGTTCGAGATGACAAAGTATTGGGATATATTTGTCAGGGGCTCCCTCGCGAACCAGTTCCCGACCCAGTTGAACAATGTGATGATGAACAATGCAATCAAGGATGTAAAAAATTACCAGACTATCGCGGGCATCGACTTCGAGAACGCGGACTACTCGTTCCGCGCGGAAGGGTTCTTCAAGCATTATTATAACATTGTAGAACAGGATGTGGTAACCAAGCTGAATAACGCCGGTATCCGGGACGCATACGGGTTCGATGTTTATCTCCAGAAGAAAGCGGCGAAGAACGACTGGTTCAACGGGTGGGTATCCTATACCTATATCAACGCGATGGAGAAAATAACCAACCGTTCTCCCGAGAACATATCCCAGCATTATATGACCCCGCAGGACGAATGGTTCGTACCGGACTATGTCAGGAATCACACGGTTTCCGCTATCGCCGAGTTTACCTATCGCACGAACGATGTCACTCCCGGCCTCAACTTCCTGAAGGATTGGAAACTCAGCGTCGATATCCGCGTGATGAGCGGCAAGCCCTACACACCGGTCACCAACTTCTCGACCCTGGCAGTCACTAACGGCGTCGATGTGTATAATAAGTACCTGATGTTCTATGGCGCGTATGACAGCGAATGGACTCCCGCGCAGTTGAATATCAGCCTGAAAATATCCATGCCGTACTCGTTGTTCTCGATACTGCATGCGTTCGGGATACACGACTTCGAGACATCCAGCTACTTCTCGTTCGGCAACCTGCTGAACTGGGATAACATAGTGGATTATACCTATATCGTCAAGGATAACGCGCTCCAGAAAACGGCGATAAAAGACCTGCCGTTCACGTTCCTCGGCGGAATGCAGATAAAGTTCTAA
- the murC gene encoding UDP-N-acetylmuramate--L-alanine ligase yields MEAGKKIFFIGIGGVGMSALAVILRERGFDISGSDRYESDMTVRLRDKGIDVRIGHDASNITDDIDTVVYTNAVSQDNPELQRAMELGKKVMERAAMLQFVGSTKYSIGISGTHGKTTTTSMVSRIFLHAGLEPSLAVGGVLPEIQGSGYEGNGKYCIYEACEAFASMMHLHPDVAVITNIDGDHLDYYGSMENIRKMFVRYLQENIPPHGIVIYNLDDRNLRNVVKIAEPRNTISIGIRHKEADFTAENIELDSYSSTFTVKLHGKVLGEYYVNVPGMHNVYNSMLAIVTAHINGLPGEKVRESLATFRNANRRFQVKHTDEHLTVIDDYAHHPSEIRATLSAARKLSDKQNAQLIAVFQPHLYSRTEHFYKDFAKSLAEADRVVLTEIYAAREENVHNISTKIIYDEIIKIMGADNVLYLKDLDDAAGALRPYLDADSIVITLGAGDVWKVSEMFGHSCA; encoded by the coding sequence ATGGAAGCAGGGAAGAAAATATTTTTTATCGGTATAGGCGGGGTCGGGATGTCCGCGCTCGCGGTGATTCTCCGTGAACGGGGTTTCGACATATCCGGCTCGGACCGTTACGAATCCGATATGACCGTGCGTCTCCGCGATAAGGGGATAGATGTGCGGATCGGGCATGACGCGTCGAATATCACCGACGATATAGATACAGTCGTATATACCAACGCGGTATCGCAGGACAACCCGGAATTACAGCGCGCGATGGAGCTGGGCAAGAAGGTGATGGAACGCGCGGCGATGCTCCAGTTCGTCGGGTCGACCAAGTACTCGATCGGCATCTCCGGCACCCACGGGAAAACTACCACCACTTCGATGGTATCCCGGATATTCCTGCATGCCGGGCTCGAACCGTCCCTCGCTGTCGGCGGCGTGCTCCCCGAGATACAGGGGTCGGGCTACGAGGGGAACGGCAAGTACTGCATCTACGAGGCCTGCGAGGCGTTCGCGTCCATGATGCACCTGCACCCGGATGTCGCGGTCATCACCAATATCGACGGCGACCATCTCGATTATTATGGAAGCATGGAAAATATCCGCAAGATGTTCGTGCGTTATCTGCAGGAGAATATCCCGCCGCACGGCATAGTTATCTATAACCTCGACGACCGCAACCTGCGGAATGTCGTGAAGATCGCCGAGCCCCGGAACACGATTTCCATCGGCATCCGGCATAAAGAAGCGGATTTTACCGCTGAAAATATCGAGCTCGACAGTTACTCGTCGACATTCACCGTGAAACTCCACGGCAAGGTGCTCGGCGAATACTATGTCAACGTACCGGGCATGCATAACGTTTATAACTCGATGCTCGCGATCGTGACGGCGCATATTAACGGGCTTCCCGGCGAGAAGGTGCGGGAGAGTCTAGCGACCTTCCGTAACGCCAACCGCCGTTTCCAGGTCAAGCATACCGACGAGCATCTGACGGTGATCGACGATTACGCGCATCACCCGTCGGAAATACGCGCGACCCTGTCGGCGGCGAGGAAATTGTCCGATAAGCAGAACGCCCAACTGATCGCGGTGTTCCAGCCGCACCTGTACTCGCGCACCGAGCATTTCTATAAGGACTTCGCGAAGTCGCTGGCGGAAGCCGACCGTGTCGTGCTGACCGAGATATACGCCGCGCGCGAGGAAAATGTCCATAATATTTCGACGAAAATCATTTACGATGAAATCATAAAGATCATGGGCGCGGATAACGTGCTGTACCTGAAGGATTTGGATGACGCCGCGGGCGCTCTGCGTCCGTATCTTGACGCCGATTCCATCGTGATAACATTAGGAGCGGGAGATGTCTGGAAAGTTTCTGAAATGTTCGGTCATAGCTGCGCTTAG
- a CDS encoding MotA/TolQ/ExbB proton channel family protein — protein sequence MKKKAIIMLGLFIAAPLALGATNAPAASVVSNSEAGENPAAAMQPEKSSFNIKEFMDMGGIFMWPLLIFSVLGMAYLMERAFFYLRRKVSDDKLFAMCKNGGSVDDIKKYIEQNPSRLGDVLREVLRLSDTRKSITELDEVLEASLNIHILNLQKGFVIINTLINLAPLVGFLGTVSGMIFAFRTISFAEQVSVSLVAKGIYEALITTEVGLVIAIVLNFFYSMFVNKVENFTCKTIDAGENLIEKLVI from the coding sequence ATGAAAAAGAAAGCGATTATCATGCTCGGATTGTTTATAGCGGCGCCGTTAGCGCTCGGGGCGACCAACGCCCCGGCCGCGAGTGTTGTCAGCAATAGCGAAGCGGGAGAAAACCCCGCCGCCGCTATGCAGCCCGAAAAGTCCAGCTTCAATATCAAGGAGTTCATGGATATGGGCGGTATTTTCATGTGGCCGCTCCTTATTTTCTCGGTGCTCGGCATGGCGTACCTGATGGAACGCGCGTTCTTCTATCTCCGCAGGAAAGTCAGCGACGATAAACTTTTCGCGATGTGCAAGAACGGCGGGAGTGTCGACGATATTAAAAAATATATCGAGCAAAACCCGTCGCGGCTCGGAGACGTGCTCCGCGAGGTATTGCGTCTTTCCGATACCAGGAAATCCATCACGGAGCTCGACGAAGTTCTCGAAGCCTCGCTCAATATCCATATCCTGAATCTCCAGAAGGGCTTCGTCATCATCAATACCCTGATCAATCTCGCCCCGCTTGTGGGATTCCTCGGAACCGTGTCGGGTATGATTTTCGCGTTCCGCACTATTTCGTTCGCCGAGCAGGTCTCGGTTAGCCTGGTGGCGAAGGGTATCTATGAGGCGCTCATTACCACCGAAGTGGGTCTTGTGATCGCCATCGTCCTGAACTTCTTCTATAGTATGTTCGTGAACAAGGTGGAGAATTTTACCTGTAAAACCATCGACGCGGGCGAGAATCTGATAGAAAAACTGGTGATTTAA
- a CDS encoding biopolymer transporter ExbD, whose translation MKRLKIGGKRVSTEIPTSSQSDIAFLLIIFFVITTSFALKTGLKLDMPKKTDTVKTVSMEQIDKVLITQDAYLINGKKTELQGLADAILALNRPNLLIEVRKGVKYQHVLDFIGLIPASGANISVRMEK comes from the coding sequence ATGAAACGGCTAAAAATAGGCGGGAAGCGGGTCAGTACGGAAATACCCACTTCCAGCCAGTCCGATATCGCGTTCCTTTTAATTATCTTTTTCGTGATTACGACGTCGTTCGCGCTCAAGACCGGACTGAAACTCGATATGCCGAAAAAGACCGATACCGTAAAAACAGTCAGCATGGAGCAGATCGACAAGGTGCTGATTACGCAGGACGCCTACCTGATTAACGGGAAAAAGACCGAATTACAGGGGTTGGCCGACGCGATACTCGCGCTGAACAGGCCGAATCTCCTGATCGAGGTACGGAAGGGCGTGAAGTACCAGCACGTCCTTGATTTCATCGGGCTGATCCCCGCGAGCGGGGCGAATATCTCGGTAAGGATGGAAAAATGA
- a CDS encoding PilZ domain-containing protein: protein MSPLTLIIIIVWVLTVSVLIAIFVHNMQKKKQGKTFSKEFNHLALSVGLSKNDIKDIKDILVKSGISKPYLIFSDANLLEKVILENIAAIEKLNLPPEDKEKRILALFEIKRKIFNHYHSMREGLRSTMEIEANQLLSMKVGSLGKFYTILIMNDRKNLICSMPEIKEPFALEWKDKPVEIYFWRYNDAGYIFKSTIENVVNNKRLQSLLIAHTTDIKRIQRREYPRRKARFNCKFFKFSITTSEQGKPVALLGKTHFGVVIDLSPGGASIMSDEVPKKNSNIKLDFSIGEESYIAYGTVMNVVRKKNMYIVHIQFHRMSDRVKNTIYRYVYNYI from the coding sequence TTGTCTCCATTGACCCTGATCATCATCATTGTTTGGGTGCTGACAGTATCCGTCCTGATCGCGATTTTCGTGCATAATATGCAGAAAAAGAAACAGGGCAAGACCTTCTCGAAGGAGTTCAACCATCTCGCGTTGTCGGTCGGCCTGTCCAAGAACGACATCAAGGATATCAAGGACATCCTCGTGAAGTCCGGCATATCCAAACCGTACCTGATCTTCTCCGACGCCAATCTCCTCGAAAAAGTCATCCTCGAAAATATCGCGGCTATCGAGAAGCTGAACCTTCCCCCAGAGGATAAGGAAAAACGCATCCTCGCGCTCTTCGAGATCAAACGTAAAATATTTAACCATTACCATAGTATGCGCGAGGGCCTCCGCAGTACGATGGAGATCGAGGCGAACCAGCTCCTTTCCATGAAAGTCGGCAGTCTCGGTAAATTCTACACCATCCTCATTATGAACGACCGGAAGAACCTGATCTGTTCGATGCCCGAGATCAAGGAACCGTTCGCCCTCGAGTGGAAGGACAAGCCGGTCGAGATCTACTTCTGGCGTTACAACGACGCAGGATATATCTTCAAGAGCACTATCGAGAATGTCGTCAATAATAAACGTTTGCAGTCGCTCCTGATCGCGCACACGACCGATATCAAACGTATCCAGCGCCGGGAATACCCCCGCCGGAAGGCGCGTTTCAACTGTAAATTCTTCAAATTCAGCATCACCACGTCCGAACAGGGAAAACCCGTGGCGCTCCTCGGCAAGACCCACTTCGGGGTCGTGATCGACCTCAGCCCCGGCGGCGCATCGATCATGTCCGACGAGGTACCGAAGAAGAACAGCAATATCAAGCTCGACTTCTCTATCGGCGAGGAAAGCTATATCGCCTACGGGACTGTGATGAACGTCGTCCGCAAGAAAAACATGTACATCGTCCACATCCAGTTCCACCGCATGAGCGACCGCGTGAAAAACACCATCTATAGGTACGTGTATAACTACATCTAA